In Pempheris klunzingeri isolate RE-2024b chromosome 5, fPemKlu1.hap1, whole genome shotgun sequence, the DNA window TTTGCTCTCTCATGTTGTCACACTTAAAGATGCACATTTGAACACTCGACTGTAAAGCACATCGAGTTTCCCTGTGGATGAAAAATGTCATACAGATAACAACTGAACAAGTTGAGAGTTTAAACAGATCAACTCACTAAACACttgtaaacactgtaaatcTGTTTCCCTTGAGTTGTCTGACTGAAATACACAATATATGAGGAAAAATATCAGCATGAAAATACAGCCTGTAAAACAGACTGCAATTTCTATGAATTTATCTGCCAACACATACACTGATATATGTGCAATAGAGGCTGAAAGTATTGGTATGCTGATATCCTGCTCAGGGCGAAATCCTTTCAATGAGTCACTGAGTGTCTTAAGAGTCAGGTGGCACACACCCTTCATTGTTGACGTCGGCAACGTTAAGGAAAACTGTCTTGGCTGAACTTCGTATATCATAATGGCTTCTAACGTGGTTGTAAGTCCTGAACAACCAGACGCCTATGTCAAGAGTTTGGCCTTGCTTTTAAGTTTTACTCTGGTTGCTGCAGTGAATCATTTGTTTGTGGACAAggaggcagaagaggaggaaagaaaacagagggtGCTCCTCATTAAACAGGTAAGTTGCAGGTATTCTAAACAATTACACATATTAGATCAAACATATGTAAGGCAATGTGTGcaatattaattataaaacaaatacatgtatgtttgctacatttttatctttaatctGAAACACTATTTACATAGATGTTTTGCAATGCTTTAGTAATCCCTATATGGCTGCATAGACacatattatactgtatatctatatatacatatatatactgcccataaagttggaataattgtccagtacccccaattttgttaaagcctgaatacacagtttgcaaagattaattgtggtttaagtttcactgtgatatgtttggaagagtcaataaagttgagaagatatatctcatttcatgagaagaggtaaaaaacatttaccTCTTCTGGACTTCTGGACTGGACTGGATATATATGTCTGAGTAAAGTGCCTGTTGTTATTTCAGTGTAAATAGAAACTGAAAGGGTGAGACATGACGAGTTACTTCCTGGTTCAGGTTCAGTGTCTGATAATCAAAAAAGTTACAGCAAGGCGATCCCAGCCTCTGCTCAGCGTGTATGAACAGACTCCCTTAAGTCATGTCTTCATACCTGTGCATCCACCAGACCATCTACCAGACTCAGGATGCTGTGGCTGGAAGTTTGGCCAGTGGTCTCAACGCTCTCTTACAGTATGTCTCCCCCCTCCTGCAGGCCACTGGAGTCCAAGGTAAAGAGAATTGAAAATGTCATTCAGTAAAAATGGAGAATGCGCCAGTGTAACATTTTCACAGTTCACAGGTTATGTGATTTTACGTGTTTCTTGCCATTCAGCTTTTGTAGGTCACTTTCATTGACTGAAAGTGATTCTTTGACGCTATAAAAAATGGGGGTGCTGcgtcatgattgacagctgattTGGGCGGGTGTATGGGCAGGATCTGGATACTGTCTATTTACcatctgtatttgtttgttttgacagtctaaaataaaaatgcttaaTGGTGAATACCCAGGAACCCCCACCACCTGCTGCTGAAAGTCATTTTAGTGAGAGTTTCTCAGATTCTGTGCCATTTAAAAGCATCTCCTGCAGCACTGCAAAGTCTCAGAAAAGAGATTTCAAATGCAGGATAATCTTATACCTTTTTACTTGACTGGAAATCTCTTTTTACGTTCCTGCTAATGATATGAACATCTCTTACATCTCCACAGTCAGCCTTTACACGGTGACAACGGAGGGGGTGATCTTCGTCTGCCACTGGGCTCTCCTGCTTCTCATTTGCTACGGAGTGATGGCTCTCGCCTTTCTGTTGGTCACCGTCTTTCTGAGGTGGCTGTGGTGGTTCCTCAAAGTGGTCGTGGCTTTAGCCTGTTTTGGACTAATCCTGAACGACCACAGCGTCAGCAAAGAAATCCTGGTTATTAGACTGGTGAGCCTGGGGAGCGTCTGCATGTTTTTGAGCATCATGCCGTGGAAGGACGGCACCATGGCTGCTAAAATCATTCATCTACAGGAGCAGATGAAGATCTTAGAAAATCGAgcgagagagaaggagagatgcaGAAGAAGGCTTGCTACTTTGTCGTGGTGTCTGATAggtcttttgtgttttgtgttttttgtagtCTTTATAATTTACAGGATCATATCTAATAAGGCTACATGAGTACTATTTTCCTTACAAGGGTTTTGGAACTTCTTATAGTAAGTAGGGCAAAACAATactgtttatttcatttgaaactaCCGACTTTCAAGtccatgtcgaagtgtccttgggcaagacactgaaccccaacttgctcctgaagcttcagtgtgtgaatgtgtgtgaaagaatagcctcctccagcttggattcctcctgtatgaatgatgtgtgaatgggtgaatgaggatgtgatgtaaaagcgctttgagtattcgaaatgactagaaaggctcaatacaaatacagaccattcaccATTTGTCTGCAGTACCTCCAAATGCACTAGAActtacatttcccatgatgcatctCAACAGAGTCTTCTAATAGACCCTCCCTACCCTCTAAATGCCCATTTCTTTCAAATCCAGCAATCCCATTTGTAGCAcaggttttctgtttctgttattctATTAGAAATGTCTAGAAGTCTTAACATTAGAGGGGTCTAAATTTAttgaaatgttctgttttgtttcattttgataaaaaataaataaataaatgtaaacagccaaaacagCCCTTCTTTAAATCAAAACTTGAATCTTATTTAGCCAAAAACATCACAGGTAAAACGGTCAGATATGTTAATGAAATGCTTAGACAGTCTTAATCACACAACCCTGATTCTGTTATCAGGTTGTGATCacagatgagaaagcacagtgacaacatttaTAGTTAGTAATTATCAAATTGCCATCAACACTCAAATCAAGGTATAAATGGAGGCTGTATAATTGAGCAGTTTGCCTCGTACTAAAAACATTGTGTACTTGTTACACCGTCTTATACTCTCGGCTTGTTct includes these proteins:
- the LOC139201286 gene encoding uncharacterized protein, which gives rise to MTMKQVCKVPFERKSDKAKELRFQSGQRQETWLKCYESLNYSGCADANNKTNVGSQLSHNHHTAHSPCCEMVHIQDLKSAPFHPVNHLFVDKEAEEEERKQRVLLIKQTIYQTQDAVAGSLASGLNALLQYVSPLLQATGVQVSLYTVTTEGVIFVCHWALLLLICYGVMALAFLLVTVFLRWLWWFLKVVVALACFGLILNDHSVSKEILVIRLVSLGSVCMFLSIMPWKDGTMAAKIIHLQEQMKILENRAREKERCRRRLATLSWCLIGLLCFVFFVVFIIYRIISNKAT